A genome region from Setaria italica strain Yugu1 chromosome III, Setaria_italica_v2.0, whole genome shotgun sequence includes the following:
- the LOC101772394 gene encoding UPF0503 protein At3g09070, chloroplastic: MALQMEPPVPPPRRSVSTTCDLHPGESFTGFCAACLRERLAGLEASAAVAAAPGRKSTSAIRSLFSRPFNAAAAAGGGPSGSAASTLPDLRRCKSFSCGRGGDALAAAVAGAGGAYEPQRRSCDVRGRSTLWALFHQDDRERVRDGTAFGAFPASSSAAAAALAAEVLPPPQPPPPPPACVPEVFLEEEIAVAEDSDEIVPVVEPVLVVDTSGEMETEAYAAVRDVRAMKDHIDLESSQSQQPKKPPPKDLKEIAGSFWLAASVFSKKWQKWRRKQKIKKQEAAGSKAAAAAMPPPEKPSKPSFLRRSRFHRGGAGSEFAGGRRSCDTDPRFSVDAGRMSVDDVGFSWDEPRASWDGYLFGAGTGIGLGRAPPPVSRLPPILSALEDSPAGIVERSDGQIPVEDDSQPEPDADANIPGGSAQTRDYYMDTSSRRRRSLDRSSSVRRSFEVTDPKPVPVPVPVPVPVAAPAATANGKESPLMGSSEFYHFQHAEDLLDHHRFSTSSLVEDFSASLDGAFHGPAKKPRRWSKAWSLWGLIHRRAAGRRSAASDAADRAFSEPWPELRVRGYNGRMQRCNSNASARSSFSSNSGGLGSSRHSYVDPQGNVKRRREECAALERNRSARHSPGHADNGMLRFYLTPMRSASGRRTAVLPAAAGS; this comes from the coding sequence ATGGCGCTGCAGATGGAGCCTCCagtgccaccgccgcgccggtcGGTGAGCACCACCTGCGATCTCCACCCCGGGGAGTCCTTCACGGGCTTCTGCGCCGCCTGCCTCCGCGAGCGCCTGGCCGGGctcgaggcctccgccgccgtggccgccgcgccgggccgCAAGTCCACCTCCGCCATCCGCTCCCTCTTCTCCCGGCCgttcaacgccgccgccgccgccggtggtggcccctcgggctccgccgcctccacgctGCCGGACCTACGCCGCTGCAAATCCTTCTCCTGCGGGCGCGGGGGCGacgccctggccgccgccgtcgccggcgccggcggggcgtaCGAGCCGCAACGGCGGTCCTGCGACGTGCGCGGGCGGAGCACGCTCTGGGCGCTCTTCCACCAGGACGACCGCGAGCGGGTCCGCGACGGCACGGCGTTCGGCGCCTTcccggcctcatcctccgctgccgcggcggcgctcgccgccgaggTCCTTCCGCCCcctcagccgccgcctcctccgccggcgtgcGTCCCGGAGGtgttcctggaggaggagatcgcTGTGGCCGAGGATTCCGACGAGATTGTTCCGGTGGTGGAGCCCGTCTTGGTGGTGGATACGTCTGGGGAGATGGAGACCGAGGCCTACGCCGCGGTGCGGGACGTCAGGGCCATGAAGGATCACATAGATCTCGAGTCCTCGCAGTCGCAGCAGCCCAAGAAGCCGCCGCCCAAGGACCTCAAGGAGATCGCCGGGAGCTTCTGGCTCGCCGCCTCGGTGTTCAGCAAGAAGTGGCAGAAGTGGAGGCGCAAGCAGAAGATCAAGAAGCAGGAGGCCGCCGGCAGcaaggctgcggcggcggcaatgccCCCACCGGAGAAGCCGTCCAAGCCCTCATTCCTCCGGCGGAGCCGCTTCCACCGTGGCGGAGCCGGCTCTGAGTTCGCTGGCGGCCGGCGCTCGTGCGACACAGACCCAAGATTCTCCGTTGACGCCGGCCGCATGTCCGTCGATGATGTGGGCTTCTCCTGGGACGAGCCCCGCGCGTCGTGGGACGGCTACCTGttcggcgccggcaccggcattggcctcggccgcgcgccgccgccggtctcccgCCTACCTCCCATCCTCTCCGCGCTGGAGGACTCCCCCGCCGGCATCGTCGAGCGCTCCGACGGCCAAATCCCCGTGGAAGACGACTCCCAGCCCgagcccgacgccgacgccaACATCCCCGGCGGTTCGGCGCAGACGCGAGACTACTACATGGACACGTCaagccggcggcgccggagccttGACCGGTCCAGCTCCGTGCGCAGGTCCTTCGAGGTCACCGACCCAAAGCCAGTTCCTGTGCCCGTGCCCGTACCAGTGCCAgtggccgcgccggccgccactGCCAACGGCAAGGAGTCCCCTCTCATGGGCAGCTCGGAGTTCTACCACTTCCAGCACGCGGAAGACCTGCTCGACCACCACCGCTTCAGCACCAGCTCCCTCGTCGAGGACTTCTCCGCCAGCCTGGACGGCGCGTTCCACGGCCCCGCGAAGAAGCCGCGGCGGTGGAGCAAAGCGTGGAGCCTCTGGGGCCTGATCCACCGCCGGGCCGCCGggcgccgctccgccgcctcggACGCGGCGGACCGCGCGTTCTCGGAGCCCTGGCCGGAACTGCGCGTCCGCGGGTACAACGGCCGGATGCAGCGGTGCAACAGCAACGCGAGCGCGCGGAGCTCGTTCAGCAGCAACAGCGGCGGGCTGGGCAGCTCGAGGCACAGCTACGTGGACCCCCAGGGCAATGTcaagcggcggcgcgaggagtgCGCGGCGCTGGAGCGGAACCGCAGCGCGCGGCACTCGCCGGGGCACGCGGACAACGGCATGCTGCGGTTCTACCTAACGCCGATGCGGAGCGCCAGCGGCCGCCGGACGGCcgtcctcccggcggcggccggcagctgA